The genomic segment TTAGACCTATAAATAATATAGTGGATATCACAAACTTCGTTATGGTAGAGCTTGGTCAACCTATGCATGCATTTGATGCTAGGCAAATTACGACTAATGATATAGTGATAGAAAGAGCGGGTAACGGAGAAAAATTTATTACCTTGGATGAGATAGAAAGAGATTTAGATGAAAGCATTTTAACTATTAAAGATGGAGATAGAACAATAGCAATTGCAGGCATTATGGGAGGCTTAAATTCAGAAATTAAAGAAGACAGCACAAGCATAATATTTGAGAGTGCAAACTTTAATGGGGTTAATATAAGACTCGCTTCTAAGAAATTATCTTTAAGAACCGATGCATCTTCTAAATTTGAAAAAGATTTAGATCCTAATATGGCTGAAATGGCAATGGATAGAGCTTGTCATTTAATAGAAGAATTAGGTGCGGGTGAAATAATGGACGGATGCACTGAGGTATATCCGAGTAAAGTTAAATCTCATACTTTAGAAGTAGATGCAAATTGGATTAATAAATTTTTAGGAACTAATATATCTATGCCCAATATGAAAATATACCTTGATAGATTAGAACTTGCTACAGAAATAACAGGGGATTTTTTAGTTATACATGTGCCTACGTTTAGGTCTGATATTAACATTAGAGAAGACGTCGCAGAGGAAATAGCTAGAATGTATGGTTATGATAACATACCATCTACTATTCCTAATTGTGAAACTTCAAAAAGTGGGAAAAGTGAAAAGCAAAAGTTAGAAGATAAAGTAGTGCTTTCTTTAATTGGCAGTGCACTTAATCAATCCATAAGTTATTCTTTTGTAAGTCCTAAAATATTTAATAAAATATTAGTTCCAGAAGATAGTGAGTTAAGAAAAGTAGTTACTATAAAAAATCCTTTAGGAGAAGATTATAGTATAATGAGAACTACAACTATAGCATCTATGATGGAATGTTTATCAAGGAATTATTCAAGGAATAATGAAGAAGCTAGGTTATTCGAAATAGGTAAGGTGTATATACCAAATGAAGATGCAGATAAGCTTCCAGAGGAAAGAAATATATTAACTATAGGAATGTATGGAAATGCTGATTATTTGGATTTAAAAGGTGTAGTGGAAAATGTATTAGATATTTTGGGAATGAAAAATACATCATTTAAAAGAGAAAGTGAAAATCCAACTTATCACCCAGGAAAAACATCAAACCTATATGTAAAGAGAGAATTTATAGGTGTGGTTGGAGAAATTCATCCGAGTGTTTCGGAGAACTATGAAGTGCAGCCAAGATGTTATATAGCAGAATTAAACTTAGATATATTATATAAATATGCTGACTTAAATAAGAAATACAAAGCACTTCCAAAGTTTCCAGCTGTAACAAGGGATATTGCACTTATAGTTGATGAGAGGGTTCTAGTTCAAGACATTGATGATATAATTGTAAAGCAAGGTGGAAATATTTTAGAAAGTGTAAAATTATTTGACGTGTATAAGGGGAAACAAATAGCAGAAGGAAAGAAAAGTATAGCCTATGCTATAGTATATAGACGCTCGGACAAGACATTAACAGATGAAGAAGTAAACAAGGTGCATGAAAAGATATTAAGATCTCTAGAGCATAAATTAGGTGCGCAGCTTAGATAATGAAAGTAAACTAAAACTCCCTTAGTAATAAGGGGGTTTTATCATTGTGCGCCCGGCATGGGCGCAATCTAATGGGTGAAAGTCCCTAGCACGGGTTAATAGTGCCAAGTGCATAGCTTAAGACAAGGGTGTCCATCGTGAGATGGAATCTGAAGGAAGTTGGCGGCCAAACTCCGGTCTGACGAACAGAAACTACATATAAGGCATATGCTTGTGGGTAAGTTTGCAATACAAAACGAAGCCCAAAACTATTCGAAACAAGTGGTGTAAATGTAGCAGATAGATGGAGTGAAAGATTGCGTTCTTACCCGGGGAGATCTGATAGGTAAGTTGTGGATATGAATTTAGAAATAACAACCCATACAGTGATGTATGGCTGAACTATCAGAAGTCAGCAGACGTCATAGTACCATGCAAAACGCGTTAGCGTGGGAAGGACTGAACAATAGGAGGTTTTGGAATTTTGAAGGATACGAGAAAATATGATAAAAGCAGACAACTTCATAAAGAAGGCTCTCTACGAGAGAATAGAGTGGAACTCGAAGGTAATGTAGAAGTGCATAGTATTTCCTCTATGTCAGAAGAAGGAAGAAACGATGTGAATGAATATGATAATGGTTTACTCGAGCAGATATTATCGAGAGATAATATGAATAAAGCATATAAAAGAGTAAAAGCCAATAAAGGAAGTCATGGGATTGATGGTTTGACAGTAGATGAACTTCTACATTATCTAAAAGAGCATGGACAAGAATTAAGGCAATCATTATTAGAAAGTAGATATAGACCTCTAGCCGTAAGAAGGGTAGAAATACCAAAACCTGACGGTGGAATTAGGCTACTTGGAATACCTACTGTATTAGATAGAGTTATTCAACAAGCGATATCACAAACTCTAATACCAGTATATGAAAAGAAATTTTCTGATAATAGTTACGGTTTTAGACCTTTAAGAAGTGGAAAACAAGCTGTTGAAAAATGTAGGGGATATATTAATGCTGGACATACATGGACGGTGAATATAGACCTTTCTAAATACTTTGATACGATAAATCATGATAAATTAATAAGGATACTATCGGAAGATATTAAAGATAGTAGAGTAATTTCTCTGATACGAAAGTATCTACAAAGTGGAGTGATGATAAATGGGGTATTTATGAATACAGAAGAAGGAGCACCTCAAGGCGGGCCTTTGTCCCCATTATTAAGTAACGTAATGTTACATGAACTCGATGTAGAACTAACAAAACGAGGACTAAACTTTTGTAGATATGCTGATGATGCGAATATATACGTCAAAAGTGAGAAATCAGCAAATAGAGTAATGAAGAGTATTACGAGATTTATTGAGGAAAAGTTA from the Clostridium sp. CM027 genome contains:
- the pheT gene encoding phenylalanine--tRNA ligase subunit beta; translation: MKVPVKWLKDYVDIDISPKVLGDKLTMSGSKVEEVIISGAEIEKVVTGKIIKIEKHPDAEKLVICQVNIGLDEPTQIVTAATNMKEQDIVPVALHGSTLHGGLKIKKGKLRGIVSNGMFCSEEELGIAVDEPVDGLMILPSDTIIGKDIKEVLNLQSVLIDFEITSNRADCLSILGIARETAATLGTQYRKPALDYKATCKDNVEDLYKVHINDELCRRYMLKGIKNVKIEPSPQWMQERLIEAEIRPINNIVDITNFVMVELGQPMHAFDARQITTNDIVIERAGNGEKFITLDEIERDLDESILTIKDGDRTIAIAGIMGGLNSEIKEDSTSIIFESANFNGVNIRLASKKLSLRTDASSKFEKDLDPNMAEMAMDRACHLIEELGAGEIMDGCTEVYPSKVKSHTLEVDANWINKFLGTNISMPNMKIYLDRLELATEITGDFLVIHVPTFRSDINIREDVAEEIARMYGYDNIPSTIPNCETSKSGKSEKQKLEDKVVLSLIGSALNQSISYSFVSPKIFNKILVPEDSELRKVVTIKNPLGEDYSIMRTTTIASMMECLSRNYSRNNEEARLFEIGKVYIPNEDADKLPEERNILTIGMYGNADYLDLKGVVENVLDILGMKNTSFKRESENPTYHPGKTSNLYVKREFIGVVGEIHPSVSENYEVQPRCYIAELNLDILYKYADLNKKYKALPKFPAVTRDIALIVDERVLVQDIDDIIVKQGGNILESVKLFDVYKGKQIAEGKKSIAYAIVYRRSDKTLTDEEVNKVHEKILRSLEHKLGAQLR
- the ltrA gene encoding group II intron reverse transcriptase/maturase; the protein is MKDTRKYDKSRQLHKEGSLRENRVELEGNVEVHSISSMSEEGRNDVNEYDNGLLEQILSRDNMNKAYKRVKANKGSHGIDGLTVDELLHYLKEHGQELRQSLLESRYRPLAVRRVEIPKPDGGIRLLGIPTVLDRVIQQAISQTLIPVYEKKFSDNSYGFRPLRSGKQAVEKCRGYINAGHTWTVNIDLSKYFDTINHDKLIRILSEDIKDSRVISLIRKYLQSGVMINGVFMNTEEGAPQGGPLSPLLSNVMLHELDVELTKRGLNFCRYADDANIYVKSEKSANRVMKSITRFIEEKLKLRVNKEKSTVDRPWKLKFLGFSFYRAKGEYRMRVPQKPIIKFKAKLKELTSRSNAMSMKYRFMKLKQVIVGWINYFAIADIKSILKTLDEWLRRRIRMCFWKQWKKIKTKYGNLVKLGIPNNKALQYANTRKGYWRTSNSPILNKTLTNKYLKNIGLVSISETYLLKH